One Papaver somniferum cultivar HN1 chromosome 10, ASM357369v1, whole genome shotgun sequence genomic window carries:
- the LOC113318942 gene encoding nuclear transcription factor Y subunit C-9-like, producing MDQQGHGQPPVMGVPQMPYGANPYQANQMVGSTQSGSIPTSGGSTQSPGQTTGFAASPSQLAQHQQLAYQHIHIQQQQQLQQQLQTFWANQFQEIEQTTDFKNHSLPLARIKKIMKADEDVRMISAEAPVIFARACEMFILELTLRSWNHTEENKRRTLQKNDIAAAITRTDIFDFLVDIVPREDLKDEVLGSIPRGGTMPVGGPADALPYYYMNAPQVGTPGMIMGKPVDQAMYAQPAHPYMWPQPPQQQQPPSDS from the coding sequence ATGGATCAACAAGGGCATGGGCAGCCCCCCGTCATGGGGGTACCGCAAATGCCATATGGTGCAAACCCATATCAGGCTAATCAAATGGTTGGGAGTACCCAGTCGGGATCAATTCCCACTTCAGGAGGATCCACCCAATCCCCTGGTCAAACAACAGGGTTTGCTGCTTCTCCTTCTCAACTCGCACAACATCAACAACTTGCTTATCAACATATCCAcatccagcagcaacagcaactacAGCAACAACTCCAAACTTTTTGGGCAAACCAGTTTCAAGAAATTGAACAGACTACTGATTTCAAGAATCACAGCCTGCCATTGGCTAGGATAAAGAAGATCATGAAGGCAGATGAGGATGTTAGGATGATCTCGGCAGAGGCTCCCGTTATATTTGCCAGGGCCTGCGAAATGTTCATTCTGGAGTTAACACTTCGCTCTTGGAACCACACTGAAGAGAACAAGAGGAGGACGCTTCAAAAAAATGACATTGCAGCAGCAATTACAAGGACCGATATCTTTGATTTCCTTGTTGATATCGTGCCGAGAGAGGATTTAAAAGATGAAGTCCTTGGCTCAATTCCGAGAGGAGGGACAATGCCTGTTGGAGGGCCAGCAGATGCACTTCCATATTACTATATGAATGCTCCACAGGTAGGTACTCCCGGGATGATCATGGGTAAACCTGTTGACCAAGCTATGTATGCTCAACCTGCCCATCCTTACATGTGGCCCCAGCCTCCACAACAACAGCAACCACCTTCAGATTCTTGA